The following is a genomic window from Burkholderia cepacia ATCC 25416.
GCACCGCGCCCACGGCGCCATAGGTTTCGAGCGCCGGGCGCGCCGCGCCGCAGCGTTCTTCCGCATACGTGCAGCGCTTCGCGAACGCGCAGCCGGCCGGCGCGGTGCCGGGCATCGGCGGATTGCCGGGAATCGCGACGAGCGGCGCATCGTCCGCGTCGGTCAGGCGCGGCAGCGCGTTGAGCAGGCCGATCGTGTACGGATGCGACGGCGCCGCGAAAATCGATTCGGCCGGCGCGTATTCGACGGTGCGGCCCGCATACATGACCATCACGTCGTCCGCGAGGCCCGCGACCACGCCCATGTCGTGCGTGATCAGCACGATCGCCGTGCCGCGCTCGCGGTTCAGCTCGCGCAGCAGGTCGATGATCTGCGCCTGCACGGTCACGTCGAGCGCGGTGGTCGGCTCGTCGGCGATCAGGATCTCCGGCTCGGACAGCAGCGCCATCGCGATCATCACGCGCTGGCGCATCCCGCCCGAGAACTCGTGCGGATACATGCGGATGCGGCGCGCCGCGTCCGGGATACGCACTGATTCGAGCGCCTCGATCGCGCGCTTCGTGGCTTCCCTGCGCGACAGCTTGCGATGCAGCTGCAGCGTCTCGGTCATCTGCCGCTCGATCGTCAGGAACGGATTGAGCGACGTCATCGGGTCCTGGAAAATCATCGCGATCCGGTCGCCGCGCACCTTGTTCAGCGCGCGTGCATCCATCTCGAGCAGGTTGTCGCCGCGATAGCGCGCGGCGCCCGTCGTCGTGCCGTTGCCGGCCAGCAGGCCGAGCAGCGCCATCACGGTCTGGCTCTTGCCCGAGCCCGATTCGCCGACGATGCCGAGCGTCTTGCCGGCTTCGAGCGAGAACGACACGCCGCTCACGGCGTCGACCGGCGGCGCGTCCTTGCGCGTGAAGCGCACGCCGAGGTTGTCTACTTCCAGCAGTGCACCCATTTCAGCGATCCTTCGGGTCGAGCGCGTCACGCAGGCCATCGCCGACGAAGTTCACGCAGTAGAGCGTCACGCACAGCATGACGGCCGGGGCCAGCAGCAGCCACGGCATCGATTCCAGTTTCTGCGCGCCGTCCTGGATCAGCACGCCCCAGCTCGTCATCGGTTCCTGCACGCCGAGGCCGAGGAACGACAGCACCGATTCGGTCAGCACGATGCCCGGCACCGAGACCGTCGCGTACACGACGACCACGCCGAGCAGGTTCGGCACCACGTGGCGCCGCACGATCGTGGCCGGCGACACGCCGATCGCGCGCGCCGCATCGACGAACTCGCGGCTGCGCAGCGACAGCGTCTGGCCGCGCACGACACGCGCCATGTCGATCCACGAGAACGCGCTGATGGTCAGCACGACCAGCATGAACGAGCGGCCGAACAGGGTCATCATCAGGATCGCGATCAGCAGGTACGGGATCGCGTACATCATGTCGACGACGCGCATCATCACGGCATCGGTGCGGCCGCCCGCGAAGCCCGCGGTCGCGCCCCACGCGACGCCGAACAGGCCCGACACGAGCGTGCCGAGCAAGCCGACCTCGATCGACACGCGTCCGCCGATCAGCGTGCGCACGAGCAGGTCGCGGCCGAGCTCGTCGGTACCGAACCAGTGCTGGTTGGCCCAGGTCGGCGGCAGGCTGATCGCGCCCCAGTCGCTCGCGGCCGGGTCGGCGGTCAGCAGCCACGGGCCGACGAAACACGCGATCGTGATCAGCGCGAGCAGCACGAGGCTGAACACGGCCGCACGGTTGTGAAGGAAGCGCGCCATGGCAAGCGCGAGCGGCGAGCGCGAACGCGGCGGCGTGTCGGTCTGCACGGGCAGGCCGACGACGGGAGTAGTCGGAGTCATCGCAGTGCCTCGCTCAATAACGGATGCGCGGATCGAGCCACGCGTACGCGAGGTCGACCAGCAGGTTGAACAGCACGGCGCAGACGGTGGTCAGCACGACGAGGCCGAGCACGAGCGTGTAGTCGCGGTTGATCGCACCGTTCACGACGAGCTGGCCGAGGCCCGGCAGCGCGAACACCGATTCGGTGACGACGGCCGCGGTGATCGACGAGATGCAGACCGTGCCGACCAGCGACACGACCGGCATCAGCGCGGGCTTCAGCGCGTGGCGCAGCACGATCGTCGAGCCCGGCAGGCCCTTCGCGCGCGCGGTGCGGATGTAGTTGCTCGACAGCGTCTCGATCATCGAGCCGCGCATCACGCGCGCGAGCAGCGACATGTTGATGAAGGTCAGCAGCACGATCGGCAGCAGCCGGTACTGCCAGCCGCCGTCGCCCCAGCCGCCCGCCGGCAGCCAGCCGTTACCGGCCGACGTCTTCAGCAGGATCGCGAAGATCCACACGAGCACGGGGCCGAGCACGAACGGCGGCACGACGTTGCCGATGTTGCCGATCAGCATCACGATGCGGTCGATGAAGCTGTCGCGGCGCACGGCCGCGACGGTGCCGAGCAGCACGCCGAGCCCGATCGAGATCGGGATCGACAGGCCGCCCACGCCGAGGCTCACCGGCAGCGCCTTGCGCACCAGGTCGTTCACGGACCAGTCGACGTAACGGAACGACGGACCGAGATCGCCGTGCAGCAGCGCGTTCAGGTACATCAGGTACTGCTTCCACAGCGGCTGGTCGAGGTGATACTTCGCGTTCAGGTTCGCGAGCGTCGCCGCGGACAGCTGCTTTTCCGTATCGAACGGGCCACCGGGCGTCAGGTGCAGCAGCAGGTAGCAGACGGTGACGACCGCGAGGATCGTCGGCACCGCCCACAACGTACGCCTCAATGCGTAGGCCAGCATGATCGCTCCGCTCAGTGCTTGATCACGTACATGTCCTGCGACGCACGCATGTCGATCACGTTCTTCAGCGAGTAGCCACCGACGTACGGCTTCACGAGACGGTCGGCCGAGTACTGGAACAGCGGCACCATCGGCGTGTCGTTCAGTGCGAGATCGTGTGCCTGCGTGAGCAGCGTGGCACGCGCCTTGTCGTCGAGCTTCTGGTTGCCTTCGTCGACGAGTGCGTCCACCTGCTTGTTGCAGTAGCCGACGGTGTTCTGCGCGCTGCCGCAACGCAGCAGGTCGAAGAACGTCATCGCGTCGTTGTAGTCGGCGAACCAGCCGTCGCGCGCGATCTGCACCTTGCCGTCATGGCGCTGCTTCATCAGCACCTTGAACTCGACGTTCTCGAGCTTCGTGTTGATGCCGAGCTTGGTACGCCATTCGGACGCCGCGAACAGCGCGACCTTCTTGTGCAGGTCGTTGGTGTTGTAGGTCAGCGTGAACGACAGCGGCTTCGCGTCCGAATAGCCGGCCTGCTTCAGCAGGTCCTTCGCGGTCGAGACGCGCTTGGCCATCGGCCACGACGCCCAGTCCGGCGTGAACGGCTGCACGCCCTTCGTGCCGTTCGGCATCAGGCCGTACATCGGCTTCTCGCCGGCCTGCGTGAGCTTCTGGGTCAGCACGTCGCGATCGAGCACCATCGATAGCGCCTGGCGCACGCGCTTGTCCTTCAGTGCCGGATCGCTGTTGTTCAGGTAGTAGTAGTACGTCGCGAGCTGCAGGCCCTGGCGCAGTTCGCCGCCGAACTGCTTGCTGACCTGCTGGAAGATCCCCGACGGGATCGAGTAGCTGTAGTCGATCTGGCCGGCCTGGTACATGCGCATCGCCGTCTCGTCGCTCTCGATCGGCAGGTACGTGACCTTGTTGATCACGACCTTCGGCGCATTCCAGTATTTCGCATCCTTCGAGATCACGATGCGGTTGTTCGGCTGCCAGTCGACGAGCTGGTAGGCGCCGTTGCTGACGATGTTGCCCGGGCGCGTCCATGCGTCGCCGAGCTTCGTCACCGTGTCCTTGTTCACCGGTGCGAGCGGCACCATCGCGGTGAGCTCGGGGAAGAACGCGACCGGCACGTCGGTCGTTACTTCCAGCGTGTACGGGTCGACGGCGCGCACGCCGAGCGTCGACGGCGCGGCCTTGCCCGCGATGATGTCCTTCGAGTTCTTCACGAACTCGACGAGGATCGTGTACTTCGAGCCCGTCTTCGGATCGACGAGGCGCTGCCATGCATAGACGAAATCGGCGGCCGTCACCGGCTGGCCGTTGCTCCACTTCGCGTCGCGGCGAAGCTTGAAGATCCACGTCGTCGGCGTCTTGCGTTCCCACGACAGCGCGACACCCGGCACGACCTGGCCGGCTGCGTCGATGCGCGCCAGCCCTTCGAACAGGTCGAGGCCGATCGTGTTGCCGGTCCACGATTCGATGTGCGCCGGGTCGAGCGACTCGACTTCGGCGGGCACCTGGCGCGTCAGGTCCTGTTGAGGAGCGAGCGCGACGTTCGACGGAACGGAAACGGCGTGGGCGACAGGCGTCAGGGCGAGCGCGGCCAGCACGGCCGACATGGCATGCAAGGATTTCATCGTGGCAGTCTTGAGAAGGGTTGTTCGGTGAGCGTCGCGCGGCGGATGCCGCGGCTTACGCGTGAGACGCTGACGGGCGCAGCGATTGAGGAGGCCCGTGATTCTCGTATTGCATTTTAGTATTCCTTACGTTTCTTTCGACAGGTATTCCGTCTTCGAAACGAAGGAATACCTGTGCGTTAGAACAGCCTCGGCGTACCGACCCAGACCACCACCGACTCGATCTTCGCGGTGTTGACCCAGCTGTGCGGGACCGTCGACTGATAGTGCGAACTGTCACCGGCCTGCAGGACGAACGTCTTGCCTTCCAGCGTCAGCGACACTTCCCCTTCAATCACATACAGGAACTCCTCTCCTGCATGTGTCGTCACCTCAGACCGCTTCTGCCCCGGCGGCATCCTCACGAGGATCGCCTCCAGCTGGCGCCCTTCGGACACGTTCGTCAGCCTCGCGAACAGGTTCGCCGAATCGGCAAACCCGAAGAAGCGCAGCTGCTCGCCTCGGCAGACCGAGCGTTCCTCGCTCGGCGTATCCACGAAGTACTGCACCGTCACACCGAGCGCGTGCGCGATACCGGCCAACGATGTCAGCGACGGCGACGCGAGCCCGCGTTCGACTTGAGACAGAAACGGCTTCGAAATCCCCGCGGCGGTAGCGGTGTCGTCGAGCGTGCGCTTGAGTCGTTGGCGCAACGCGCGAATCTTGCTGCCCAGAGCGGCGGCAGCATCTGCGGACCGCGAGTTTTCAGTGGGGGGAACCATAGCAGGCCGAAAAGTGATCGTCAAAAAATGTTTGATGGAAAATAACTAAGTTAGAACGATATAGCTTAGTCTTCGGGTTCGCACCCGTCTTCGGTGTTGAGCCCGGTGCACTAAACGGGACACGAAGCGAGCGAAACGACGCGCTATCTTGCCAGACTCGCCGGCTTCACAGGCAAGCTGCAAGCGGCTCTCCGGGAATATTCGGAGAGCCGGCATGAAAGCTTACAAGTAAATGATGAGACGAATGTTCCTGAAAGCTACTGCCACATTAGGAGTTTCCCTAAGTGGCGGATACCAGACGCACCGGACCGGCTGCCGTTACCATGCGCGCGCCGGTCGGGGCCCTTCCCCGCCACACCCGGCGGAGTCAGGCCCCGGCCCGGGCTAACCGCCCGACTGTTCCATCGCCAGCGCAAAGCTTACCCGGCCCATTGTGCATCGGCGCCAGTTCGACCCCAAGACGACGCGCGATCCGTGCCGTCCGTTTCAAACGAGATTGATGATGCAACCACCTGTTTCACAAACCCGATCGTTCACGACGGTCTTCCTCATCGAAATGTGGGAGCGTTTCGGCTACTACGGCATGGCCGCGCTCCTGGTCCTCTTCATGGTCGACCGGCTCGGTTTCACCGACAGCCATGCGAACCTGACCTGGGGTGCGTTTACCGCACTCGTCTATGCCGCGCCGTCGATCGGCGGCTGGATCGGCGACAAGGTGCTCGGCGCCCGCCGCACGATGATCATCGGCGCGTCCGTGCTCTGCGCCGGCTACCTGATGCTGTCGGTACCGAACGACCAGCTGACGTACATGTACGCGTCGCTCGGCGTGATCGTCGTCGGCAACGGCCTGTTCAAGGCCAACGCGGCGAACCTCGTGCGCCGCATCTATGAAGGCGACGACGCGCGCATCGACAGCGCGTTCACGATCTACTACATGGCGGTCAACATCGGCTCGACGGTGTCGATGCTCGCGACGCCGTGGATCAAGGATCACTGGGGCTGGCACACCGCGTTCGCGGTCTGCTGCGGCGGCATGCTGCTCGCGATCCTCAACTTCATGCTGATGCATCGCACGCTCGCACACGTCGGCTCGCTGCCCGACGACCAGCCGATCCGCTGGAAGCGCCTCGGCGCGGTCGCCCTGGGCGGTGTCGGGCTCGCGCTGGTCACGCTGTACGTGCTGCAGCACAAGCAGCTCGCCGTCGCCAGCGTGTGGACGGCAGCGTTCGCGATCCTCGCGATCTTCGCGTACATGATCGCGAAGTCGGAGCGCTCGGAGCGCGCCGGCCTGATCGCGGCGCTCGTGCTGATCGGCCAGGTGATCCTGTTCTTCATCTTCTACGTGCAGATGTCGACGTCGCTGACGCTGTTCGCGCTGCGCAACGTCGATCCGCGCTTCATGCTGTTCGGCACGACGCTGTTCACGTGGAGCGCCGCGCAGTTCCAGGCGCTGAACCCGATCTGGATCATGCTGCTCAGCCCGGTGCTCGTGTGGGTCTACAACGCCGTCGCGAAGGGCGGCCGTGACCTGCCGGTCGCCGCGAAGTACGCGCTCGGCTTCGGCGCAGTGGCCGCAGGCTACCTGGTGTTCACGATCAGCGGCCGCTTTGCGGTGGACGGCCGCGTGTCGTCGTGGTTCATGGTGTGGGGCTACGGCCTCTACTCGCTCGGCGAACTGCTGGTGAGCGGCCTCGGCCTCGCGATGATCGCCCGCTACGTGCCGGCACGCATGAGCGGCTTCATGATGGGTGCGTACTTCGTCGCGACGGGCGTGTCGCAGTATCTGGGCAGCGTCGTCGCGAACTTCGCGCAGATGCCGTCGCACGAACTGCCGGCCACCGAATCGCTGCCGCTCTACCTGTCGCTGTTCGAGAAGCTCGGCTGGCTCGCCGCGATCGGCATGCTGCTCGCGCTGCTGCTGCTGCCGCTGATGAACCGCCTGTCGCGCCAGCACCAACGTTGTGCGGAAGAGCGCCGCGAGGAATCGCTGCAGGCGCAGGGTGCCGCCACGGCCCAGTAAGGACTATCCCTCGGCGTGCGGCCTGCACGCCACATTCTCCCGCCGGTTGCGCGATTGCGTCCTACACTGGTTGCAAAGCAGTGCATCCGCCGCGATGCGCGCTGGCGGGAGAAGACCATGAAAAGCAAGACCACGAGGCTCCTCCGGATCCTCTCGGACATCCGGTACGCGCAGCGATGCACTGCGCTGCGCGCCGCCCGGGCAGCAGCCGAAGCCGACGCGGTACTCGCGGAACGCGACGATCCGGCGCCCGACGAGCGCGACGACGCCGAATCCGACGACCCCACCGCTGTTCCCCGCTCCCGTATCGGCTCACCTCACTGACGCCGCGCCGCACGTTCCGTGCCGCCCGCGCCGCTCACGCGGCCGCACCGCGCCACCGCGCGATCCACGTTCCCGAACCGGCCACGGCCATCATCAGCCCGAGCGCGCACGCGTCGGCCACGAGGCCCACGCCGACGTGCCGCAGGTCGGCACTGCCCACGACCGGATGCAGGAGCGAATCGATGACGAGCGAGATCGCCGCGCCCGCGACGAAGCAGATCAGCCCGCGCTGGCCCACGGCCACGACCGGCCGCACGCCCTGCGCGATCCGCGCGATCCAGCCGAAGCGCACGCAATCGGCCATCAGCCACGCGATGGCCGCGAAGCTCACGACGCGCGGCAGCGCGAGATCGCGCTTGAACACGCCTTCCGGCAGCGGCAGCCCCGAGAACAGCTTGTAGCTCGCGCAGCCGAGCACGACCGCGCAGGCCAGCCCGGTCGCCGCGGCCCCCCAGCGGCCGAGCGCGATGCGCCGGTAGAACGGCTGGCAGCGCGCGAGCACGCCGGCGACGAACATCAGTTGCCACGCGAACGGATTGAAACTCCAGCGGAATCCGTCGGTGTCCAGCAGCTCGGGGCCGAGCCAGCCCGCCGCGATCCACGACGCGACGCCGAGCGCGACGAGCAGCCACGGATGCCGGCGCGCGAACGGCACGAGCACCGGCGACGCGAGCGCGAACAGCACGTACATCGGCAGCACCGACGCGAGATAGGGCTGGCGCTGGAACGTCAGCAGCTCGGCCAGGCCCGTGAGCGGCGAGGCGAGCATCACGCTGACGTCGTCGAGCGCGAGGTTCGGCGCATCGATCCCGTAATGGTCGAGCACGGCCGACACGACGAGCATCAGCGTCGAGGTCGCGAGAAACGCGCGGTAGATCTGCATCGCGCGGCGCACGAACCGCCGTTGCGCGGCGCGCGCGCCGTGCCGTTCGGCGATCGCGCCATAGGCGCTCGCGGTCGCGAAACCGCCGAGAAAGACGAAGACCTCGGCCGCGTCGCACAGCGCGAACGCGTGCAGCGTGACGCGCGACAACACGCTCGCGCCGATGTGATCGACGACGATCATCAACAGCACGATGCCGCGGAAGAAATCCACTTCGATCAGGCGGCCGCCGCGCGGCGGCCGAGCGGTGGCGGGCGGCACGCTCAACGACATGAGCGCACCCGCACGACGGCGGTGCGGCATGCACCGGAGAATGGATCGGGAAGAAGAAGGCGCGCGGGATCAGCCGCGATACGCGTATGCCCGCATCGCGCCAACCCGGCCGGCCAGGCACGGAGAGGACCGTTCATTGAAAGGCTGCATACGAAGGGAAGTCGGTGAGGCCAGTCTAGTAGCCGATCAGGAGAGACCCTAAGTAACAAAGTGCAACCGAATCTTCTGTTCGATTACACGCGCGAGCCTTGTGATGCGAAGCAGGCAGCGTCGCCAGATTCGCGCCAGCGCGACGCCAGTTTGCGGTCAGCATCGACGGGTTCGACTGCCGGGCGATGACGATGCCGATGCTGATGCTGGTGCGATCTGCGCCACGTTCCGCGCCGCCGCCGCGTCGCGATCGACGCCTATCCGTGCGCCTATCCGTGCGCGGGCAGGCGCCGCATCAGCATGGCGCTGTGCCACGCGGTCAGCGCAACGGCGACCCAGATCGGCCCGTACGTCGCGAGCTTCGCGACGCTCAGCGTTTCGCCGAGCAGCAACAGCGACACCGCGACGAGCAGCACGGGCTCGACGTAGCCGAGAATTCCGAACAGGGCCATCGGCAGCATCCGGCTGGCCTTCAGGTAGCTCGCGAGCGCGAGCGTGCTCAGCACGCCGAGCCCCGGCAGCAGCGCGGCCCACAGCACGGGATGGCCGGCCACGCGCGTCGCGCTCGTCGCGACCATCGCGAACGCGACCGGGCACAGCAGCGCGATCTCGACCGCGAACGCGGCGAGCGAATCGGCGTTGATCCGCCGGCGCAGCACGAAATACGGCGGATAACCGAGCGCGACGACGAGCGTCGGCCACGCGAACGCGCGCGTCGCCCACACTTCGTGCGCGACGCCGAGCGCGGCGCACGCGACCGCCGTCCATTGCAGCGGATCGAGCCGTTCGTGATAGTAGAAGCGGCCGACGAGCACCATCGTCAGCGGCAACAGGAAATAGCCGAGCGACACTTCGAGCATGCGCCCGTGCAGCGGCGCCCACAGGAACAGCCACAACTGCAATCCGAGCAGCGCGGCGCTCACGGGCACCGCGATCAGCAGGCGCCAGTCGCGCACGCTGCGCCGAAGGAGGTCGACGAGCGCCGGCCAGCGGCCGCGCAGCGCGATCAGCGCGAGCGCGCCCGGTGCGGTCCACAACACGCGCCACGCGAAGATGTCGAGCCCCGTGAGCGGCGCGAGCAGTTTCGCGTAGGCGGACATCAGCGCGAACAGCGTCGATGCCGCCA
Proteins encoded in this region:
- the rarD gene encoding EamA family transporter RarD, coding for MTGYPEAGRGLMLSVAASTLFALMSAYAKLLAPLTGLDIFAWRVLWTAPGALALIALRGRWPALVDLLRRSVRDWRLLIAVPVSAALLGLQLWLFLWAPLHGRMLEVSLGYFLLPLTMVLVGRFYYHERLDPLQWTAVACAALGVAHEVWATRAFAWPTLVVALGYPPYFVLRRRINADSLAAFAVEIALLCPVAFAMVATSATRVAGHPVLWAALLPGLGVLSTLALASYLKASRMLPMALFGILGYVEPVLLVAVSLLLLGETLSVAKLATYGPIWVAVALTAWHSAMLMRRLPAHG
- a CDS encoding cupin domain-containing protein, encoding MVPPTENSRSADAAAALGSKIRALRQRLKRTLDDTATAAGISKPFLSQVERGLASPSLTSLAGIAHALGVTVQYFVDTPSEERSVCRGEQLRFFGFADSANLFARLTNVSEGRQLEAILVRMPPGQKRSEVTTHAGEEFLYVIEGEVSLTLEGKTFVLQAGDSSHYQSTVPHSWVNTAKIESVVVWVGTPRLF
- a CDS encoding OpgC domain-containing protein, with translation MSLSVPPATARPPRGGRLIEVDFFRGIVLLMIVVDHIGASVLSRVTLHAFALCDAAEVFVFLGGFATASAYGAIAERHGARAAQRRFVRRAMQIYRAFLATSTLMLVVSAVLDHYGIDAPNLALDDVSVMLASPLTGLAELLTFQRQPYLASVLPMYVLFALASPVLVPFARRHPWLLVALGVASWIAAGWLGPELLDTDGFRWSFNPFAWQLMFVAGVLARCQPFYRRIALGRWGAAATGLACAVVLGCASYKLFSGLPLPEGVFKRDLALPRVVSFAAIAWLMADCVRFGWIARIAQGVRPVVAVGQRGLICFVAGAAISLVIDSLLHPVVGSADLRHVGVGLVADACALGLMMAVAGSGTWIARWRGAAA
- a CDS encoding ABC transporter ATP-binding protein codes for the protein MGALLEVDNLGVRFTRKDAPPVDAVSGVSFSLEAGKTLGIVGESGSGKSQTVMALLGLLAGNGTTTGAARYRGDNLLEMDARALNKVRGDRIAMIFQDPMTSLNPFLTIERQMTETLQLHRKLSRREATKRAIEALESVRIPDAARRIRMYPHEFSGGMRQRVMIAMALLSEPEILIADEPTTALDVTVQAQIIDLLRELNRERGTAIVLITHDMGVVAGLADDVMVMYAGRTVEYAPAESIFAAPSHPYTIGLLNALPRLTDADDAPLVAIPGNPPMPGTAPAGCAFAKRCTYAEERCGAARPALETYGAVGAVRACHRPVADLTGGLR
- a CDS encoding ABC transporter permease subunit, yielding MLAYALRRTLWAVPTILAVVTVCYLLLHLTPGGPFDTEKQLSAATLANLNAKYHLDQPLWKQYLMYLNALLHGDLGPSFRYVDWSVNDLVRKALPVSLGVGGLSIPISIGLGVLLGTVAAVRRDSFIDRIVMLIGNIGNVVPPFVLGPVLVWIFAILLKTSAGNGWLPAGGWGDGGWQYRLLPIVLLTFINMSLLARVMRGSMIETLSSNYIRTARAKGLPGSTIVLRHALKPALMPVVSLVGTVCISSITAAVVTESVFALPGLGQLVVNGAINRDYTLVLGLVVLTTVCAVLFNLLVDLAYAWLDPRIRY
- a CDS encoding ABC transporter permease; the protein is MTPTTPVVGLPVQTDTPPRSRSPLALAMARFLHNRAAVFSLVLLALITIACFVGPWLLTADPAASDWGAISLPPTWANQHWFGTDELGRDLLVRTLIGGRVSIEVGLLGTLVSGLFGVAWGATAGFAGGRTDAVMMRVVDMMYAIPYLLIAILMMTLFGRSFMLVVLTISAFSWIDMARVVRGQTLSLRSREFVDAARAIGVSPATIVRRHVVPNLLGVVVVYATVSVPGIVLTESVLSFLGLGVQEPMTSWGVLIQDGAQKLESMPWLLLAPAVMLCVTLYCVNFVGDGLRDALDPKDR
- a CDS encoding peptide MFS transporter — its product is MMQPPVSQTRSFTTVFLIEMWERFGYYGMAALLVLFMVDRLGFTDSHANLTWGAFTALVYAAPSIGGWIGDKVLGARRTMIIGASVLCAGYLMLSVPNDQLTYMYASLGVIVVGNGLFKANAANLVRRIYEGDDARIDSAFTIYYMAVNIGSTVSMLATPWIKDHWGWHTAFAVCCGGMLLAILNFMLMHRTLAHVGSLPDDQPIRWKRLGAVALGGVGLALVTLYVLQHKQLAVASVWTAAFAILAIFAYMIAKSERSERAGLIAALVLIGQVILFFIFYVQMSTSLTLFALRNVDPRFMLFGTTLFTWSAAQFQALNPIWIMLLSPVLVWVYNAVAKGGRDLPVAAKYALGFGAVAAGYLVFTISGRFAVDGRVSSWFMVWGYGLYSLGELLVSGLGLAMIARYVPARMSGFMMGAYFVATGVSQYLGSVVANFAQMPSHELPATESLPLYLSLFEKLGWLAAIGMLLALLLLPLMNRLSRQHQRCAEERREESLQAQGAATAQ
- a CDS encoding peptide ABC transporter substrate-binding protein — its product is MKSLHAMSAVLAALALTPVAHAVSVPSNVALAPQQDLTRQVPAEVESLDPAHIESWTGNTIGLDLFEGLARIDAAGQVVPGVALSWERKTPTTWIFKLRRDAKWSNGQPVTAADFVYAWQRLVDPKTGSKYTILVEFVKNSKDIIAGKAAPSTLGVRAVDPYTLEVTTDVPVAFFPELTAMVPLAPVNKDTVTKLGDAWTRPGNIVSNGAYQLVDWQPNNRIVISKDAKYWNAPKVVINKVTYLPIESDETAMRMYQAGQIDYSYSIPSGIFQQVSKQFGGELRQGLQLATYYYYLNNSDPALKDKRVRQALSMVLDRDVLTQKLTQAGEKPMYGLMPNGTKGVQPFTPDWASWPMAKRVSTAKDLLKQAGYSDAKPLSFTLTYNTNDLHKKVALFAASEWRTKLGINTKLENVEFKVLMKQRHDGKVQIARDGWFADYNDAMTFFDLLRCGSAQNTVGYCNKQVDALVDEGNQKLDDKARATLLTQAHDLALNDTPMVPLFQYSADRLVKPYVGGYSLKNVIDMRASQDMYVIKH